Proteins encoded together in one Thalassotalea crassostreae window:
- a CDS encoding M20/M25/M40 family metallo-hydrolase has product MNKRFNFASVTAISLVTLALSSFTTTVFAKSANFTEQQIKQVEHIKEEALKSDLAWDIVESLTTEVGPRMPGTPGDEAGVAWAVAKFNAMGFDKVWTEPATFPKWIRYSESASVVSPSPQKLHITALGGSISTPKDGVEAEVIEFETLADLENAPEDAAKGKIVFINYRMDRHRDGNGYGPAVKARSGGAVAAAKKGAVGYVMRSVSTAHHRFAHTGGSHYKEGVTKIVSSAISNADADQLQRLIALGKPVTININVQAKSMGEGTSYNVIGEITGQEFPEEYVLIGGHLDSWDLGTGALDDGAGVAITMAAAKFATAQEKPKRSVRVVLFAAEEFGLWGAKAYAKAHESELSNIVAAAESDFGADKIWGIESNVDDNSLPVIKEIAQMLESLNVEYIETNAAGGGPDLVPLRPFKVPSFRLAQDGTDYFNYHHTADDTLDKIDPVKLRQNAAVYAVFTYMAANSKTKISGKK; this is encoded by the coding sequence ATGAACAAACGTTTTAACTTTGCATCTGTTACGGCAATTTCTTTAGTTACGTTAGCGTTATCGTCGTTTACAACGACTGTCTTCGCTAAGTCTGCAAATTTTACCGAACAACAAATTAAACAAGTAGAACATATTAAAGAAGAAGCGCTTAAAAGCGACTTAGCTTGGGATATTGTTGAATCACTGACCACTGAAGTTGGTCCTAGAATGCCTGGTACACCTGGTGATGAAGCTGGTGTTGCATGGGCTGTCGCTAAATTCAACGCTATGGGCTTTGATAAAGTATGGACAGAGCCAGCGACGTTTCCTAAATGGATCCGTTACTCTGAATCTGCGTCTGTTGTAAGTCCTTCTCCACAAAAACTTCATATCACTGCGCTTGGCGGTAGTATTAGTACGCCAAAGGATGGTGTTGAAGCAGAAGTGATCGAGTTTGAAACCTTGGCCGATCTTGAAAATGCGCCAGAAGATGCAGCGAAAGGGAAAATTGTTTTTATTAACTATCGTATGGATAGACATCGTGATGGTAATGGCTATGGACCAGCAGTTAAAGCACGAAGTGGCGGCGCCGTTGCTGCTGCTAAAAAGGGAGCGGTCGGTTATGTGATGCGCTCTGTTAGTACTGCCCATCACCGCTTTGCACACACTGGCGGTAGCCACTATAAAGAAGGTGTTACTAAGATTGTGTCTTCTGCAATTTCAAATGCAGATGCAGATCAACTACAGCGCTTAATAGCGCTAGGTAAACCGGTAACTATCAATATAAACGTGCAAGCAAAATCAATGGGCGAAGGTACGTCTTACAATGTTATTGGTGAAATTACTGGTCAAGAATTCCCAGAAGAGTACGTTTTAATTGGTGGTCACTTAGATTCATGGGACCTAGGTACTGGCGCTCTAGATGATGGTGCAGGCGTTGCTATAACAATGGCAGCGGCAAAATTTGCAACAGCGCAGGAAAAACCAAAAAGAAGTGTTCGCGTAGTGTTGTTTGCTGCTGAAGAGTTCGGTTTATGGGGCGCTAAAGCATACGCTAAAGCACATGAAAGTGAATTGTCTAATATCGTTGCCGCTGCTGAGTCGGACTTTGGTGCGGATAAGATTTGGGGAATTGAATCAAATGTTGATGACAATTCATTGCCAGTGATCAAAGAAATCGCACAGATGTTAGAGTCTTTGAATGTTGAGTACATTGAAACAAACGCTGCTGGTGGTGGACCTGACTTAGTTCCTCTGCGTCCATTTAAAGTGCCGTCGTTTCGTTTAGCCCAAGATGGTACTGACTATTTTAACTATCATCATACCGCTGATGACACACTTGATAAAATAGATCCTGTGAAGTTACGTCAAAATGCTGCGGTATATGCCGTATTTACCTATATGGCAGCAAATTCAAAAACCAAAATCAGTGGTAAAAAGTAA
- a CDS encoding FixH family protein — MHTPWYKEPWTYLVFGLPLVSVCVGTTVFMVANDNADTVVVDDYYKKGKAINQDIGKYKMAQKLGIKFDMQVTDNEIVLKPTGIEKTFSVLNVSFNHVTIAERDFDVKLTPDGNGWMRASFDADVNGKWRVIVTPYDDKWKMQTKIGLPAKDFVEFQLQY, encoded by the coding sequence ATGCATACACCTTGGTATAAAGAGCCGTGGACTTATTTAGTATTTGGTCTGCCATTGGTTTCTGTCTGTGTTGGTACGACTGTATTTATGGTCGCCAATGATAATGCTGATACTGTTGTTGTAGATGATTACTACAAAAAAGGTAAAGCCATTAACCAAGATATCGGTAAGTATAAAATGGCGCAAAAGCTTGGTATCAAGTTTGATATGCAAGTGACTGATAACGAGATCGTATTAAAACCGACTGGCATCGAAAAAACATTTTCTGTTCTTAATGTGAGTTTTAATCATGTCACCATTGCCGAACGTGACTTTGACGTCAAACTTACGCCAGATGGCAACGGTTGGATGCGTGCAAGTTTTGATGCCGACGTTAACGGTAAATGGCGCGTTATTGTTACGCCATACGATGACAAATGGAAAATGCAAACCAAGATCGGCCTCCCTGCTAAAGATTTTGTTGAATTTCAATTACAGTACTAA
- a CDS encoding heavy metal translocating P-type ATPase produces MANDCFHCGEIIPPGINLNVEIDNNQQHMCCIGCQAVAQAIVDNDLQDYYRFRSEKGKKIDASVPDALLDNQFVDDESLQSEFTFDIDDCKEAILSIDGMSCAACAWLIEKQLGHKDGIAKAQVNATTQRATIVWDNKQIKLSEILSAISQIGYQALPFKADLTEQRNIKQSKAFIRRLGISGILTMQVMMIAIGLYFGAFSDLSDHNLTYLRGTSFVLSFPIITYGALPFYIGAYSAIRARRLSMDVPVSIAIILAFSASTYATFFETGEVYFESLSMFTFLLLIGKFLEFRARARAAEVSANLLKLMPLSATKLINNEETIVSAKQLQIADIVIVKPGETIPGDGIVHSGNTSVNESMLTGEHSPVNKSLGSQVFAGTVNGDGNITVEISQTNSDSFLTNLIRLSESAQAHKPKIAQLSDLIAQYFVAIILVTAIATATYWYFNAPQEAFWITLSVLVATCPCALSLATPTALTCGTIRLNREGIMIKSGHVLETMPTINCYAFDKTGTLTNGAFAITKVEVLSEHYNEQQLLAIAAAIETRSEHPIAKAFSEYRDFNINTKNIDVIPGCGISATLIDSNQMPSTVNIGKVSWINETCDIAEKYYNAQCLMTIDNTLVAVFYLEDTLRDDTKHVLQELTSKGNDALLISGDSEAGVNKFCQQVNIREVHHTCTATDKLILIKQKQEYGKNVAMVGDGVNDSPVFAAAHISIAMGSGTEIAKSGADVILLNNQLSSLLNLTRISNKTSRIVKQNFAWAFAYNSIILPLAVCGFITPYMAVLGMSASSIIVVTNSLRLLKS; encoded by the coding sequence ATGGCTAACGATTGTTTTCATTGTGGTGAAATAATTCCACCAGGAATAAACTTAAACGTGGAGATTGATAACAACCAACAACACATGTGTTGTATTGGTTGCCAAGCTGTCGCGCAAGCAATCGTTGATAATGACTTACAAGATTATTATCGTTTTCGAAGTGAAAAAGGCAAAAAGATTGATGCCTCAGTGCCCGATGCCCTACTCGACAATCAATTCGTCGATGATGAATCTTTACAAAGTGAGTTCACCTTTGATATAGATGACTGCAAAGAAGCAATTTTATCTATAGACGGTATGTCTTGTGCAGCCTGTGCTTGGTTAATTGAAAAGCAGCTAGGTCATAAAGATGGTATCGCTAAAGCGCAAGTTAATGCAACAACTCAACGCGCCACTATCGTTTGGGATAATAAACAAATAAAGCTCAGCGAAATTCTCTCTGCAATCAGTCAAATTGGTTATCAAGCATTACCTTTTAAAGCCGATTTAACCGAACAGCGTAACATCAAACAATCGAAAGCCTTTATCAGACGTCTGGGGATTTCAGGCATTCTAACCATGCAAGTTATGATGATTGCTATAGGCTTATATTTCGGCGCATTTAGCGATCTTTCCGATCACAACCTCACTTACTTGCGCGGTACTAGCTTTGTTTTATCATTTCCAATAATAACCTATGGCGCCTTACCATTTTATATTGGCGCCTACAGTGCCATAAGAGCGCGCAGATTATCAATGGACGTTCCTGTTTCAATTGCGATAATACTGGCCTTTAGCGCAAGTACCTATGCAACATTCTTCGAAACTGGAGAAGTGTATTTTGAATCACTGTCGATGTTTACGTTTTTATTACTTATCGGCAAGTTTTTGGAATTTCGAGCGAGGGCTCGCGCCGCTGAAGTATCAGCGAACCTACTAAAATTAATGCCGTTAAGCGCAACTAAGCTGATTAATAACGAAGAAACGATCGTTAGTGCTAAACAACTACAAATTGCCGACATTGTAATCGTCAAGCCAGGCGAAACTATACCAGGCGATGGAATTGTTCACTCAGGCAACACCAGCGTTAACGAGTCGATGTTAACTGGTGAACATTCACCGGTGAATAAAAGCTTAGGATCACAAGTGTTTGCTGGCACAGTTAATGGTGATGGCAATATTACCGTAGAGATCAGCCAAACTAATTCAGACAGCTTTTTAACTAACCTGATCAGGTTAAGTGAGTCAGCGCAAGCACACAAACCTAAAATAGCCCAATTATCTGATCTCATCGCCCAGTATTTTGTTGCCATAATATTAGTAACTGCAATCGCAACTGCTACCTATTGGTACTTTAACGCGCCTCAGGAAGCTTTCTGGATAACTTTATCGGTATTAGTAGCAACTTGCCCATGTGCATTGTCGTTGGCCACCCCTACCGCTCTTACCTGCGGCACAATTCGATTAAACCGTGAAGGCATCATGATAAAAAGTGGTCATGTATTGGAAACAATGCCTACGATCAATTGTTATGCGTTCGATAAAACCGGTACGTTGACAAATGGCGCATTTGCGATAACCAAAGTCGAGGTACTTAGCGAGCACTATAATGAGCAACAATTACTCGCCATTGCCGCCGCAATAGAAACGCGTTCTGAGCATCCTATTGCCAAGGCGTTTAGTGAATATCGTGACTTTAACATTAACACTAAAAATATTGACGTGATCCCAGGTTGTGGCATCAGTGCGACACTCATTGATAGCAACCAAATGCCAAGCACGGTAAATATCGGCAAAGTAAGTTGGATAAATGAAACATGCGACATTGCTGAAAAATATTATAATGCTCAATGCTTAATGACGATAGACAATACGCTGGTTGCCGTATTTTATTTAGAAGATACCCTTCGCGATGATACTAAGCACGTATTGCAAGAATTGACGTCAAAAGGCAACGACGCTCTTTTGATCAGTGGTGACAGTGAAGCCGGTGTAAATAAATTTTGCCAACAAGTTAATATCAGAGAGGTCCACCATACCTGCACAGCGACTGATAAACTAATTCTTATCAAGCAAAAACAAGAATACGGAAAAAACGTTGCTATGGTTGGCGATGGTGTGAACGATTCACCAGTATTTGCCGCAGCTCACATTTCAATAGCAATGGGTAGCGGTACGGAAATAGCAAAAAGTGGGGCTGATGTTATTTTACTTAATAACCAACTTTCAAGCTTATTAAATCTCACCCGCATATCCAATAAAACATC
- a CDS encoding cbb3-type cytochrome oxidase subunit 3, giving the protein MDYGTLRGIFTVLIFVLFIIIVLWAYNKKRKTSFDEAANSIFDVNDKNNDLVNKNEGDK; this is encoded by the coding sequence ATGGATTACGGCACTTTAAGAGGCATTTTTACGGTATTAATCTTCGTACTATTTATCATCATAGTACTTTGGGCATACAACAAAAAACGTAAAACATCATTTGATGAAGCCGCCAATTCTATATTTGACGTTAACGATAAAAATAACGACTTAGTGAATAAGAACGAAGGAGACAAATAA
- the ccoN gene encoding cytochrome-c oxidase, cbb3-type subunit I: MSQSNMTEMDYNYKVVRQFTVMTVIWGIVGTLVGVLIAAQLIWPALNFETPWLTYSRLRPLHTNAVIFAFGTSALFATSYYVVQRTCKTALFGGKLIPFTFWGWQAVIVAAAITLPLGLTSSKEYAELEWPIDILITLVWVSYAIVFFGTLLKRKTSHIYVANWFFGGFIITVAVLHIGNSMVVPLTLTKSYSLYPGAIDAMMQWWYGHNAVGFLLTAGFLGMMYYFVPKQAERPVYSYRLSIVHFWALVSLYIWAGPHHLHYTALPDWTQSVGMVMSIVLFLPSWGGMINGIMTLSGAWHKLRHDPILRFLIVSLSFYGMSTFEGPMMAIKSVNALSHYTDWTVGHVHSGALGWVAMVSIGAMYHLIPVLFNQGRMYSIKLINVHFWLHTTGIVLYIVAMWISGVMQGLMWRAVNTDGTLTYSFVESLEASYPFYFIRFVGGCLVVAGFLLMAYNMFKTIGAKDGSLEQQEVTA, encoded by the coding sequence ATGAGTCAAAGCAATATGACAGAAATGGATTACAACTACAAAGTTGTGCGCCAATTTACTGTAATGACTGTAATTTGGGGTATTGTTGGCACCTTAGTTGGTGTTTTGATTGCAGCACAGTTAATCTGGCCTGCGTTAAACTTCGAAACACCTTGGTTAACATACTCTCGTTTACGCCCATTACATACTAATGCGGTAATCTTCGCCTTTGGTACAAGTGCTCTGTTTGCAACATCTTACTATGTTGTACAACGTACCTGTAAAACTGCCCTATTTGGTGGCAAGTTAATTCCTTTTACATTTTGGGGATGGCAGGCAGTAATTGTAGCAGCAGCGATAACGTTACCATTAGGCTTAACCTCTTCTAAAGAGTATGCTGAACTAGAATGGCCAATCGATATTCTAATTACCTTAGTATGGGTGTCTTATGCGATTGTATTCTTCGGTACTCTATTAAAGCGTAAAACCTCACACATTTATGTAGCAAACTGGTTCTTTGGTGGTTTCATCATTACCGTTGCCGTATTACATATTGGTAATTCAATGGTTGTGCCATTGACGTTAACCAAATCATACTCTCTATACCCTGGCGCCATCGATGCGATGATGCAGTGGTGGTATGGTCATAACGCCGTTGGTTTCCTACTTACCGCTGGTTTCCTAGGTATGATGTATTATTTCGTACCAAAACAAGCTGAACGTCCGGTTTACTCTTACCGTTTATCAATCGTTCACTTTTGGGCACTAGTATCGCTATATATTTGGGCTGGTCCTCACCACTTACACTACACGGCACTTCCAGATTGGACGCAAAGTGTTGGTATGGTGATGTCTATCGTATTATTCCTTCCTTCATGGGGTGGTATGATCAACGGTATTATGACCCTTTCAGGTGCATGGCATAAACTTCGCCACGACCCTATCTTACGTTTCTTAATCGTATCGTTATCTTTCTACGGTATGAGTACGTTTGAAGGTCCAATGATGGCAATCAAATCAGTAAATGCATTATCACATTACACTGACTGGACTGTTGGTCACGTACATTCAGGCGCTCTAGGTTGGGTTGCAATGGTTTCAATCGGTGCGATGTACCACTTGATCCCAGTATTGTTTAACCAAGGTCGCATGTACTCTATCAAATTAATCAACGTACACTTCTGGTTACATACAACAGGTATCGTTTTATACATTGTTGCAATGTGGATTTCAGGTGTAATGCAAGGTTTAATGTGGCGTGCGGTTAACACCGACGGTACGTTAACTTATAGCTTTGTTGAGTCGTTGGAAGCGTCATACCCATTCTACTTCATCCGTTTTGTTGGTGGTTGTTTGGTTGTTGCTGGTTTCCTATTAATGGCATACAACATGTTCAAAACTATCGGCGCTAAAGACGGTAGTTTAGAACAACAAGAAGTTACGGCTTAA
- the ccoO gene encoding cytochrome-c oxidase, cbb3-type subunit II — MHNKHEKVEKHLGWFFSMTIAAISIGGLVEITPLFFQKETTTPVESLRPYTALEMEGRDIYIREGCNNCHSQMIRPLRAETERYGHYSVAGESVWEHPFLWGSKRTGPDLARVGQRYSDDWHYAHLMDPRSVVPESNMPSYSWLAETPISNELSARKMEIFNMLTKNRSHKDENGNPIPLYSAEDIANAGKEFATTKSITGQSSLTEMDALIAYLQSLGHALK; from the coding sequence ATGCACAATAAACATGAAAAAGTAGAAAAGCACTTAGGTTGGTTCTTCTCAATGACAATCGCTGCGATCAGTATCGGTGGTTTAGTAGAAATTACGCCTTTGTTTTTCCAAAAAGAAACAACCACTCCTGTTGAAAGTCTTCGTCCATATACGGCGTTAGAAATGGAAGGTCGTGACATTTATATTCGTGAAGGTTGTAACAACTGTCACTCACAAATGATCCGCCCTTTACGTGCAGAAACTGAACGTTACGGCCACTACAGTGTTGCCGGTGAATCAGTTTGGGAACACCCGTTCTTATGGGGTTCAAAACGTACTGGTCCTGATTTAGCTCGTGTTGGACAACGTTATTCAGATGATTGGCATTATGCTCATCTTATGGATCCACGTTCAGTAGTACCTGAATCAAATATGCCTTCATATTCTTGGTTAGCAGAAACTCCAATCTCAAACGAGTTATCTGCAAGAAAAATGGAAATCTTTAACATGCTTACGAAAAATCGAAGCCATAAAGACGAGAATGGTAACCCTATTCCACTTTATAGTGCCGAAGATATCGCAAATGCAGGTAAAGAATTTGCTACCACCAAAAGTATTACGGGACAGAGCAGTCTAACAGAAATGGACGCTCTTATTGCTTATTTACAATCACTTGGTCATGCGTTGAAATAA
- a CDS encoding glutathione S-transferase family protein, whose amino-acid sequence MIVYGDINSGNCYKVKLLLTLLGIEHQWQHVDIIAGETKSDNFLSINPSGKIPVVVFDDGKTLTESNAILSYFAKDTEYLPNDRFLNAKVYQWMFFEQYSHEPFVAVARFIKRYLGLPDDRKAQYESLQEGGNKALQTIEIQLENNQYLVTEQLTIADIALYAYTHVADEGGFDLNNYPNTQAWCKRISETDGYVSMC is encoded by the coding sequence ATGATTGTTTACGGCGATATAAATTCCGGTAACTGTTACAAAGTAAAACTGCTATTAACTCTATTAGGTATTGAGCATCAATGGCAGCATGTCGACATTATTGCAGGAGAAACCAAATCAGATAATTTCCTCAGCATTAACCCGAGCGGCAAAATTCCTGTAGTTGTTTTCGATGATGGCAAAACACTAACCGAGTCAAATGCGATCTTATCTTACTTTGCAAAAGACACCGAATACCTACCTAATGATAGATTTTTAAACGCTAAGGTATATCAATGGATGTTTTTCGAACAATACAGTCACGAGCCTTTTGTTGCTGTCGCTCGCTTTATTAAACGTTATTTAGGTTTGCCTGATGATAGAAAAGCGCAATATGAATCATTACAAGAAGGCGGTAACAAAGCGCTACAAACCATCGAAATTCAGTTAGAAAATAATCAATATTTGGTTACTGAACAACTGACTATCGCAGATATCGCTCTGTATGCTTATACCCATGTTGCCGATGAAGGCGGCTTCGATTTGAATAACTACCCTAATACACAAGCATGGTGTAAACGGATCAGTGAAACTGATGGTTATGTGAGTATGTGTTAG
- the ccoP gene encoding cytochrome-c oxidase, cbb3-type subunit III, producing MSTFWSIWIWVLTLGTLVGCWLLLRMCLKNFAGVPEGESMGHEFDGIEELNNPLPKWWSTFFLVTIIWGFGYLALYPGLGNFQGLLGWKSSNQDVVSLADSKAQIAAAKEAGLNVQYDREVDRANERFGPIFAAFAEQDIETLSKDEAALKIGQRLFLQNCSQCHGSDAKGTEGFPNLTDNDWLYGGDAHAIKTSILDGRVAQGMIAWDTMLGGEEGVKEVAAYVISLNPERASKVDSALAAKGEEKFAMCAACHGSEGQGSTAMGIPLGAPALNDNIWLYSGSERGIQQSIRNGRAGVMPAWKNILGEDKVHVISAYVYSLSNQD from the coding sequence ATGTCTACATTTTGGAGTATATGGATATGGGTGTTAACACTAGGAACCTTAGTAGGTTGCTGGTTACTATTACGCATGTGTCTCAAAAACTTCGCAGGTGTTCCTGAAGGGGAATCAATGGGCCATGAGTTTGATGGCATCGAAGAATTAAATAACCCACTACCAAAATGGTGGAGTACTTTCTTCCTAGTTACCATTATATGGGGTTTTGGCTACTTAGCTTTATACCCTGGCTTAGGTAACTTCCAAGGTCTATTAGGTTGGAAAAGCTCAAACCAAGACGTAGTTAGTTTAGCTGACTCTAAAGCACAAATTGCTGCGGCGAAAGAAGCTGGTTTAAACGTTCAGTATGACCGTGAAGTAGATAGAGCTAATGAAAGATTTGGCCCTATATTCGCTGCATTTGCTGAACAAGATATTGAAACATTAAGTAAAGATGAAGCTGCGCTAAAAATTGGCCAACGTTTATTCTTACAAAATTGTTCACAATGTCACGGCAGTGATGCTAAAGGTACAGAAGGCTTCCCTAACCTTACCGATAACGATTGGTTATATGGCGGCGACGCACATGCAATTAAAACATCAATTCTTGATGGTCGTGTAGCGCAAGGTATGATCGCATGGGACACTATGCTAGGTGGCGAAGAAGGTGTTAAAGAAGTTGCGGCTTACGTAATTAGCTTAAACCCTGAGCGCGCATCGAAAGTCGACTCTGCCCTTGCAGCAAAAGGCGAAGAAAAGTTTGCAATGTGTGCGGCTTGTCACGGTAGTGAAGGCCAAGGTAGTACTGCAATGGGTATACCTTTAGGCGCTCCTGCACTTAACGACAACATTTGGTTATACAGTGGCTCAGAACGAGGCATTCAACAATCAATCCGTAACGGTCGTGCTGGTGTAATGCCTGCTTGGAAAAACATCTTAGGTGAAGATAAAGTACACGTTATCAGTGCTTATGTTTACAGTTTATCTAATCAAGATTAG
- a CDS encoding LysE family translocator, whose amino-acid sequence MDFTVLAIFIPTFFFVSITPGMCMTLALTLGMTIGVRRTMWMMLGELLGVAIVAVAAVLGVAALMLQFPSIFNVFKIVGALYLAYLATQMWLSKGKMAIHQNQEVTQTVSRRGLFLQGLVTAIANPKGWAFMITLLPPFIDAEKSIAIQLVLLVGIILISEFVCMMIYATGGKSLGLLIAKAENVRLMNRISGTLMFGVALWLALG is encoded by the coding sequence TTGGATTTCACTGTACTAGCCATTTTCATCCCGACATTTTTCTTTGTTAGCATCACCCCAGGAATGTGTATGACGCTTGCTCTTACCTTGGGCATGACAATTGGTGTTCGTCGCACTATGTGGATGATGCTGGGTGAGTTACTCGGTGTTGCCATTGTTGCTGTTGCGGCTGTCTTAGGTGTTGCCGCGTTAATGCTGCAATTCCCTAGCATTTTTAATGTATTTAAAATTGTCGGTGCTTTATACCTTGCCTATTTGGCCACACAAATGTGGTTATCTAAGGGCAAGATGGCGATTCATCAGAATCAAGAAGTTACCCAAACCGTTTCTCGTAGAGGATTGTTTTTACAGGGTTTGGTCACTGCTATCGCCAATCCAAAAGGCTGGGCGTTTATGATCACCCTACTACCACCGTTTATTGACGCAGAAAAATCTATCGCGATTCAACTGGTGTTATTAGTTGGCATTATCTTAATTTCAGAATTTGTCTGTATGATGATTTATGCAACTGGCGGTAAATCACTAGGCTTACTGATTGCTAAAGCTGAAAACGTACGTTTGATGAATCGTATTTCAGGCACGTTAATGTTCGGTGTTGCGCTATGGTTAGCTCTTGGCTAA